CCTAGAAACAAGTCTTCTGTCTCGCTGTGCGATTTTCACATATTATCGCTATCATTGACATTGGTGAATTTCACCCATTAGTTCAGCAATAGGGCGCCTATCAGATATATGAATCAACAACTGGAAAACCTCATCACTGCCGTCGTGCTATTCATGGTGAGCATGACAATCGGCCTGTTGGGGTTCACGATCATCGAAGATTTGGGCTTTGTCAATGCCCTCTACATGACCATCATCACCGTGGGCACCGTAGGGTTCACGGAAGTCAAAGAGCTGAGTCAAGCGGGCCGAATTTTCACCTCCATATATATCCTACTGAACCTCGGGATGTTCGCCTACATCGTCTCGGTTTTGTCCAGTTATTTTTTCGAAGGGAAACTAAAATCAATACTCAAAAACTACAGATCAGGCATGGAAATCAGCAAACTATCCGGACACGTAATCGTATGCGGCTTTGGGCGAAACGGCAACCAAGCCTGCGAAGAACTCATGAAGATGGGACAAAAATTTGTCATCATCGATGTAGATCCAGAGATCAAAGACCAAATTCCGGACCACATGAAGTGGTTCATCGGTGATGCCACCAAAGATGAAAACCTCAAAAGCATAGGGATTGAGAAAGCTTCGTCCATCATCATTTCCACTCCATCGGATGCTGCCAACGTATTCATCACGTTGACCGCCAGGCACCTCAACGAAAAAATCAAAATCATCGTCCGTGCCTCCGAAGTAGAAACAGAAGACAAACTCTATCGTGCTGGCGCAGACAAAGTAATCATGCCTGACCGGCTAGGCGGCATGTTCATGGCACAGCTCGTCACCAAACCCATCGTGATCGAGTTCCTTGATTTGCTCAATGGCGTATCAGGGACGAGCTATCACCTCGAAGAAGTGGGCTACACACAACTCAAAGCCAACTACCGGGACAAAACCCTACGTGAGCTCAACATCCCATCTACCACTGGCGTCATCGTACTGGGCGTCAAGGACAACATCAAAGGACTCATCCCAGGCCCTTCGGCAGACACTTTCATCGGCGAAGACGACTACCTCATCCTCCTCGGGTCTGAGGCTATGCTCCAAAAATTCATGAAAACATACACCAGCTAGCGCACAAAAAGGTACTGTTATCATATCCAATAGAATCACTCAAAAATGTATTTTTGATGCCGACTAGGGAAGTTTTCAATACAGTACCAAAAATAAAAGGCTGTCCGAACCGAACAGCCTTTGGTATTTCATCTATCCCACGGGACTTACGACACAGAGATCAACTCTATATCGAAAATCAAAGCCGCAAAAGGAGGGATATCTTGCCCTGCTCCGCGCTCGCCATAAGCCAAATCATAAGGAATGTACAATTTCCATTTGTCACCAGGCACCATGAGTTGCAAAGCCTCAGTCCACCCTGCGATCACACCTCCTACGGGAAACGTAGCAGGTTCGCCCCGCTGTACCGAGCTATCGAACACTTTGCCATCGATCAACTGACCTGTGTAGTGTGTCGTCACTTGACTCGCAGCGGTAGGTTTCGCACCGCTCGCATCACCTGATTCGATCACTTCGTATTGCAAACCACTCGCGAGCGTCGTGATTCCTGCTTTGGCAGCATTCTCTTTCAAGAACTTCTCCCCAGCTTCTTTGACTCCTTTGTGAGCACCTGCTTTGATCTCACTGATCTTCTTTTGGAGCACTTGGTTGATCTCCTCCGGAGAAATAGCGCACTCACCTGCAAATGCATCCGAAAGTCCTCCAATGAATGCATCAAGATCCAATGCTTCCCCGAAACCCTCGTTTGAAAAATTCTGCCCTACACTCTGACCCAGACCGTAGCTAAACTTCTGGTCTTCTGTATTTAATTCTGTTGCCATGTTTATTCTTTGTTTTGCCTGCAAAGGTAGAAATTATTGACAGACCAATGTGCTGATTCGTGCTTTGATCCCTTCCCTACCAAAATTTCTCTCTCATTTGCCTACACCCCGTGTCATCACATAAAAAAACTCCCCAAACACATCCTACTGGACAGGTTTGGGGAGTTTCTATTTGGCTTCCTTGCGCGGCTTACTTACTCGCAGCTACAGGATATGATTTCATCAATTTCTTGATCTTCTTTGGGACCGTTTTATCTCGCTTTGCTGGTTTTTCGTTGACAGTAGTCACCATCACCCCTTGCCATAGCAAGTCCTTGTTGTCCGCATCATACATGTCCACGACCAGTGTCCCTTCTTTGTAATCACTCTCACTATAGGTGGTAGTAGCAGTTCCTCCTGCTCCATAGCCCCAACCCCAGCCACGACCACCATACCCTAGACCCGAATTGTAATCGGTATAGGCCGTAGTGCTTGATTTCTGATCCACGACTATAAACAAGGTAATCACCGCATCGGCATCTGTATTGACCACTTCCATGCCTCTCGCGCTAAACTCTGCCTTCAACGCATCCAAAATTCGCTTCTTGTCAAATTCATTGAGTGTAGAGTCACTTTTCTTTTCCCACCCGGCAAACGTGTAAGTCTTGTATGTAGAAAAGTCAGCGTCTTTGTTGTAGTCACTTTTCACTTGTGCAAGTGAAACATTACTGAGCAGTACGGCACACCATACAGCTACTACGATTTTCAATATTCTGTTCATATTTGTGTGGATTGATTTCAATTTACTTCTTGTTTGAAGACCAACAAACATACCCAAAAAAGTAGGTACTCATCTATCTGCCTCTCTATTTTCTTCACAGGTCGAATCAAATCTCGATCTTCGCACCGAGCACTTTCAGAAACTCTCGGATGAAAGCAGGGTGCGCGGGCCATGCAGGTGAGGTCACGAGGTTGCCATCGACATAGGCTCCATCGACAGGGATGTCCTGAAACTCCCCTCCTGCTAGTGTCACCTCTGGCCCCACCGCTGGATAGGCAGTCAGCTTGCGTCCCGAGACCACTCCTGCGGCAGTGAGTATTTGTATCCCGTGACAGATGGTCGCCACGGGCTTGTCCGCTTCGAAAAACTCTTGGACGATCTCGATCACACGGTCGTTGAGCCGAAGATACTCTGGTGCTCTACCTCCCGCTATCACCAGTCCCTCATAGTCCGACGTACTGACTGCATCAAAATCATAGTTCAACGCGAAGTTGTGTCCAGGCTTCTCGGTATAGGTCTGATCTCCTTCGAAATCATGGATGGCCGTCTTGACGATATCGCCTTTCTTCTTGTCTGGACACACGGTGTGCACCTCGTACCCGACCATTTCTAGCATTTGAAAGGGTACCATCGTTTCGTAATCCTCTGTAAAATCTCCTGTTAGGAATAGTAACTTCTTCATGTCATTGGTTTTTTTAGTGAATAAATATTTGTGCACCCGTCGACCCTTGATAGAGAGAACGGACGCTACATTTCCTTACGAATCAAAAGCAAGGGAAGATGAACTTTTGCCCTCCTATTCGAAGACAATGTCTAGCTTTTCCATCACGGCTGACGAGTCGGATTTCAAGTAGCCCATGACAGAGCCATCTCCATTGATTTCGATCAGTCCGTAGTTGAGTGCATAGACGATATCCCCCTGTCTGTGCCGGTTGGGTTCCTGACGCTCGTCACTCCAGCCATGCGTCAGCGAGCTAGAGGTGATGTCGTAGACCTTGCGTCCGTTGTAGTCCAGTTTGGACATCTCTCCGATGTGTCGGTCACCGGTGAGGAATATCGGCTTCTTCACCTCATACTTCACGAGCATTTCGAGCATCTTGGTTCTGTCCTGAGGAAAATTGGCCCACTTCTCGAAGATGTGCTCCTCGGGCAAGAACTGTATCCCAGAGGCAAACAAATGCACATCTGCAGTGGACTGAGCCAGTTCGTTTTCGAGCCACGCCCACTGTGCCTCACCGAGGATAGTTCCTTCGGGGTTGGGCACGATGGTGTCGTTGACCAAGGGCGTCTCGTCTCTGAAGTAGCGCGTATCCAACAGCAGCACTTTTACCTGCATAGCCGAATCCCCTAGCGTATACGTCCCATAGACGCCTTCACGGGTTCTGCGTACGTCATCGACCGGCACATCCAAAAAGTCGAGCAATTCCTGCTGACTCCCCACTTTGGCTTCATACTCCTTGCCTGCATTGTTTTTGCCAAAATCATGGTCGTCCCAGGTCCCGATCACGGTCGTGGCAGCCCTCAGCGCCTGATAGCCAGGGTGCATCTTTTGTTTTTGGTACTTGGCGCGCATGGTGTCCATGTTGTCAGTATCGCCATAGATATTGTCACCGAGCCATATCCAGACATCGGGAGACTCTGCTAGGATATCATCCCATAAAGGCTGAGGTTTGTTTTGGTTGCTGCACGAGCCAAACGCGATTTTTATGCTTGTTTTAGGAGTGGCTTCTTCAGCCGAAACCTCCTGAGACTCGTGAGACGTAGGTCCCGTACAGGCCGCCATGATTCCCAAGAGAATCATCGATAGGTACTTTTTCATGTGTTGAGTTTTGTGTCTCACAATGATACCATTCGAATAAAAAGTATATGTAAAGAAACCATGAAGCCTATGTTGATATAGGTGTCAAAACGTTAAAATATGAATCATAAAAAGCCTGCATTCGGTGCTAACAATGAGCAAGAGGGATGAGCAACAAAGACCTAATGCAAGAAACCGTAAAGCCCTGACGCTACTGCCTCATTCGGACGCCCGCATTGATTTCAGAAAGGGCGTAGCGCATCTTGATTGCCAAATCACTAGTTTTGCGGGCTAAAGAGACACACCATGGCCAAAGCGCAAAGTGAGACGGGGAACACACCTCCCAATGAAGACGGAGCTACTCCTAAATTAAGTCCTGAACAGATCGATCAGTGCATCGCTGCTTTGGAATCACTCAACAGCGACACCAGCCAGATCTTTGACATCCCCAAAGACAAACGCCTCTCTCTGCTCAAAGCCGCTGGCCTACTCTCCCGCCCCAGCAAAGAAGAACTCGCTCAACGCAAGAAGGAAGCGAAGAAACGCATCAAAAAGAAAATCGCTGCGCAGGACAAACAGTCTCGCAATGCCACAGGCATACGCTCGGCACGTGAAGCATCCGTCTTCGTCGCACCGACCATGATCGCACTCACAGGGGCCGAAGCAGAAAAAGAAGTCCTCCTCGCTTCTCCTCGCCAGTGCTACGTCTGCAAGGAAGAGTACCACCGACTGCACCACTTCTACGACACGATGTGCAAGAGCTGTGGAGATTTCAACTATGCCAAGCGTTTTCAGACGGCGGACATGACTGGGCAGGTCGCACTCGTGACTGGTTCACGCCTCAAAATCGGCTACCACATCACACTGCTCATGCTCAGAGCAGGTGCTACGGTGATCGCCACGACGAGATTTCCCGTCGACTCGGCACTCCGCTATGCCAAAGAACCCGACTTTGAGCAGTGGGGACACCGCCTCAAAATACACGGCCTAGACCTGCGCCACATCCCTAGTGTGGAGATCTTCTGCAACTTCATCGAGCAACAGTACGACCGCCTGGATGTCCTCATCAACAATGCCGCTCAGACGGTGAGACGTCCCTCGGGCTTCTACAAACACCTCATGCCCAACGAAGGCCGCAGCACCACTGAGCTCCCTCCATTTGCTCAGGAGC
The DNA window shown above is from Reichenbachiella sp. 5M10 and carries:
- a CDS encoding DUF4136 domain-containing protein; amino-acid sequence: MNRILKIVVAVWCAVLLSNVSLAQVKSDYNKDADFSTYKTYTFAGWEKKSDSTLNEFDKKRILDALKAEFSARGMEVVNTDADAVITLFIVVDQKSSTTAYTDYNSGLGYGGRGWGWGYGAGGTATTTYSESDYKEGTLVVDMYDADNKDLLWQGVMVTTVNEKPAKRDKTVPKKIKKLMKSYPVAASK
- a CDS encoding SDR family NAD(P)-dependent oxidoreductase, with the translated sequence MAKAQSETGNTPPNEDGATPKLSPEQIDQCIAALESLNSDTSQIFDIPKDKRLSLLKAAGLLSRPSKEELAQRKKEAKKRIKKKIAAQDKQSRNATGIRSAREASVFVAPTMIALTGAEAEKEVLLASPRQCYVCKEEYHRLHHFYDTMCKSCGDFNYAKRFQTADMTGQVALVTGSRLKIGYHITLLMLRAGATVIATTRFPVDSALRYAKEPDFEQWGHRLKIHGLDLRHIPSVEIFCNFIEQQYDRLDVLINNAAQTVRRPSGFYKHLMPNEGRSTTELPPFAQELLRDHDACLDELRQLSAGFAEGQGKNLPVTWHGKQLGIGLSASAQLSQIPYSIDNSLTAEEVFPDGKLDADLQQVDLRKTNSWRLKLGEIHTNEMLEVQLVNSVAPFVLCNRLVNLMKKDDTGMKHIINVSAMEGKFHQFHKEDRHPHTNMAKAALNMMTLTCASDFAKYGIYTNAVDTGWVTDEDPAELARKKEEEHDFQPPLDIVDGAARVLDPLFDGINTGKHWCGKFLKDYKPTSW
- a CDS encoding TrkA family potassium uptake protein, with product MNQQLENLITAVVLFMVSMTIGLLGFTIIEDLGFVNALYMTIITVGTVGFTEVKELSQAGRIFTSIYILLNLGMFAYIVSVLSSYFFEGKLKSILKNYRSGMEISKLSGHVIVCGFGRNGNQACEELMKMGQKFVIIDVDPEIKDQIPDHMKWFIGDATKDENLKSIGIEKASSIIISTPSDAANVFITLTARHLNEKIKIIVRASEVETEDKLYRAGADKVIMPDRLGGMFMAQLVTKPIVIEFLDLLNGVSGTSYHLEEVGYTQLKANYRDKTLRELNIPSTTGVIVLGVKDNIKGLIPGPSADTFIGEDDYLILLGSEAMLQKFMKTYTS
- a CDS encoding FKBP-type peptidyl-prolyl cis-trans isomerase; the protein is MATELNTEDQKFSYGLGQSVGQNFSNEGFGEALDLDAFIGGLSDAFAGECAISPEEINQVLQKKISEIKAGAHKGVKEAGEKFLKENAAKAGITTLASGLQYEVIESGDASGAKPTAASQVTTHYTGQLIDGKVFDSSVQRGEPATFPVGGVIAGWTEALQLMVPGDKWKLYIPYDLAYGERGAGQDIPPFAALIFDIELISVS
- a CDS encoding DJ-1/PfpI family protein, which codes for MKKLLFLTGDFTEDYETMVPFQMLEMVGYEVHTVCPDKKKGDIVKTAIHDFEGDQTYTEKPGHNFALNYDFDAVSTSDYEGLVIAGGRAPEYLRLNDRVIEIVQEFFEADKPVATICHGIQILTAAGVVSGRKLTAYPAVGPEVTLAGGEFQDIPVDGAYVDGNLVTSPAWPAHPAFIREFLKVLGAKIEI
- a CDS encoding alkaline phosphatase D family protein; this encodes MKKYLSMILLGIMAACTGPTSHESQEVSAEEATPKTSIKIAFGSCSNQNKPQPLWDDILAESPDVWIWLGDNIYGDTDNMDTMRAKYQKQKMHPGYQALRAATTVIGTWDDHDFGKNNAGKEYEAKVGSQQELLDFLDVPVDDVRRTREGVYGTYTLGDSAMQVKVLLLDTRYFRDETPLVNDTIVPNPEGTILGEAQWAWLENELAQSTADVHLFASGIQFLPEEHIFEKWANFPQDRTKMLEMLVKYEVKKPIFLTGDRHIGEMSKLDYNGRKVYDITSSSLTHGWSDERQEPNRHRQGDIVYALNYGLIEINGDGSVMGYLKSDSSAVMEKLDIVFE